From Actinosynnema mirum DSM 43827, a single genomic window includes:
- the gcvH gene encoding glycine cleavage system protein GcvH codes for MPAFPENLLYTADHEWVDWTPGTQEPVSVGITSYAAESLGDIVFVQLPEVGERVTSGQVCGELESTKSVSDLYAPVSGEVVEVNTGAVEDPALVNGDPYGGGWLFKVRVESAEGLLTAAKYAELTGD; via the coding sequence GTGCCCGCATTCCCCGAGAACCTGCTGTACACCGCCGACCACGAGTGGGTCGACTGGACGCCCGGCACCCAGGAGCCGGTGTCGGTCGGCATCACCTCGTACGCCGCCGAGTCGCTGGGCGACATCGTGTTCGTGCAGCTGCCCGAGGTGGGCGAGCGCGTCACGTCCGGGCAGGTGTGCGGCGAGCTGGAGTCGACCAAGTCGGTCAGCGACCTGTACGCGCCGGTGAGCGGCGAGGTCGTGGAGGTCAACACCGGCGCGGTGGAGGACCCCGCGCTGGTCAACGGCGACCCGTATGGCGGCGGGTGGCTGTTCAAGGTCCGGGTCGAGAGCGCCGAGGGGCTGCTCACGGCCGCGAAGTACGCCGAGCTGACCGGCGACTGA